In one Geoglobus acetivorans genomic region, the following are encoded:
- a CDS encoding PAS domain-containing protein, with protein MDWMAGESTEGDEFRSERIMEPISQVFENFPLYTMLVDEDHSLVYMNRILRNDIDGKLKGVISRYCPDASDGASHPQDCPLCESIRKGYVPVKFELRDFSRNLWLATAVCPLHTKNQNEKRLFLCIFWDPHEAKLNELLKGELKRNEEIYRAIFDNTPNMVGIFTGDGVIVDANAVMAECFGPDLAGRNIKDVLPKEVSEKWMNYIANVVERRRRIAFEFSCNGRHYLVSMVPVDLAGERHCLLIGRDVTEMKHREMLLRTLIRIEMLVDSEKDRKKLLEEVCSELSSFPNYLLVRIDLVGKDRLSVVSGNLADAAGDMHCRVMERAIRHGVSVSMKVDVCDENCTLRNLSGSDEIWITSLPLRADGVSGALTVFHSGSLSQEELAILETLSADISFALRAFELEEIRMKAYEKIEDIVYRSAILTDEIKNALTVISGIAELKISGVESAKILEQVDRIKKILDEIDNGWIESEKLKKFLKKYV; from the coding sequence ATGGACTGGATGGCCGGAGAATCTACAGAAGGGGATGAATTTCGTTCTGAACGCATAATGGAGCCAATCAGTCAGGTGTTTGAGAATTTTCCTCTCTACACGATGCTTGTTGATGAGGACCATTCTCTTGTTTACATGAACAGGATCCTCAGAAATGACATTGACGGGAAGCTGAAGGGCGTGATATCCCGGTACTGTCCCGATGCCTCAGACGGTGCGTCTCACCCCCAGGACTGTCCGTTGTGCGAATCCATCAGAAAAGGATATGTTCCGGTTAAATTTGAATTGCGCGATTTTTCCAGAAATCTATGGCTGGCAACAGCTGTGTGTCCGCTGCATACAAAAAATCAGAATGAAAAGAGGCTGTTTCTTTGCATTTTCTGGGACCCCCATGAGGCAAAGCTGAATGAACTGCTTAAAGGTGAGCTGAAGAGAAATGAGGAAATCTACAGGGCGATATTCGATAACACACCCAACATGGTCGGCATATTTACGGGCGATGGTGTAATTGTAGATGCCAACGCCGTGATGGCCGAGTGTTTCGGTCCTGATCTGGCCGGCAGGAACATAAAAGATGTGCTTCCTAAGGAGGTTTCGGAGAAGTGGATGAATTATATTGCGAATGTGGTAGAGAGGAGAAGGAGAATCGCATTTGAATTCAGCTGCAACGGCAGACACTATCTCGTGAGCATGGTTCCTGTCGATCTCGCAGGCGAAAGACACTGCCTTTTAATCGGCAGAGATGTTACGGAGATGAAACACAGGGAAATGCTTCTCAGAACTCTCATCAGAATAGAGATGCTGGTTGACAGCGAAAAAGATAGGAAAAAACTGCTTGAAGAAGTATGCAGTGAACTGTCTTCTTTTCCGAATTATCTCCTTGTTCGCATTGACCTTGTCGGGAAGGATCGACTGAGTGTCGTTTCTGGAAACCTTGCGGATGCTGCTGGCGACATGCACTGCAGGGTGATGGAAAGGGCAATCCGGCACGGAGTATCTGTCAGCATGAAGGTTGATGTTTGTGACGAAAACTGCACTCTGAGGAATCTGTCCGGGAGTGATGAGATCTGGATAACCTCCCTGCCTCTCAGAGCAGATGGGGTCTCTGGAGCCCTCACCGTATTTCATTCCGGCAGTCTGAGTCAGGAAGAACTGGCGATACTCGAAACACTGTCTGCGGACATATCATTTGCTTTACGGGCGTTTGAACTGGAGGAAATCAGAATGAAGGCTTATGAGAAAATCGAGGACATCGTCTATCGCTCTGCAATTCTCACGGATGAGATTAAAAATGCGCTGACGGTAATCTCCGGCATTGCTGAACTGAAAATTTCCGGTGTCGAGTCGGCAAAAATTCTCGAACAGGTTGATAGAATTAAAAAAATCTTGGATGAGATAGATAATGGGTGGATTGAGTCCGAGAAGCTTAAAAAATTCCTGAAAAAATATGTGTAA
- a CDS encoding MEMO1 family protein: MRYPRFAGSFYPSNPESLLAMLNDFTDRGRKDDDVIGIVSPHAGYMYSGRTAGKVHSLLRDAETYIIIGPNHTGLGMPVAVSTDEWGTPIGVSKPDSEFTDAMPKVAVVPDEMAFAEEHSLEVQLPFLQFLHSDFEIVPICMGLQDEESAREVARELIQAYEETGKKIAVVASSDMHHYIPDEECRRRDEIIIEAVESMDVRKFYRTIYDTQASVCGYGPIAVAMLIAEYFGAGAELVHYSTSGDVADKSYVVGYAGIVFRI; the protein is encoded by the coding sequence ATGAGATACCCCAGATTTGCGGGCTCATTTTACCCCTCCAACCCGGAGTCCCTGCTTGCCATGCTCAACGATTTTACCGACAGGGGTAGAAAGGACGATGACGTTATTGGAATTGTTTCCCCTCACGCAGGATACATGTATTCGGGAAGAACTGCGGGAAAGGTTCATTCCCTGCTGAGGGACGCCGAAACCTACATCATCATAGGCCCAAACCACACCGGACTGGGAATGCCCGTGGCGGTGTCAACGGACGAATGGGGCACACCGATTGGAGTTTCAAAACCGGATTCAGAGTTTACGGATGCGATGCCAAAGGTTGCTGTCGTACCTGATGAGATGGCCTTTGCCGAAGAGCATAGCCTTGAAGTTCAGCTTCCGTTTTTGCAGTTCCTCCATTCGGATTTTGAGATTGTCCCGATATGCATGGGTCTGCAGGATGAGGAGAGTGCAAGAGAGGTGGCCAGAGAATTAATCCAGGCTTACGAGGAGACGGGAAAAAAGATCGCCGTTGTGGCTTCCAGCGACATGCACCACTACATACCCGACGAGGAGTGCAGAAGAAGGGACGAGATCATAATTGAGGCTGTGGAGAGCATGGACGTGAGGAAATTTTACAGAACGATCTACGACACGCAGGCAAGTGTGTGTGGATACGGGCCCATAGCCGTGGCAATGCTGATTGCCGAGTATTTCGGTGCAGGTGCCGAGCTTGTGCATTACTCCACGAGTGGAGACGTGGCAGATAAGAGCTACGTTGTTGGATATGCGGGAATCGTTTTCAGGATTTAA
- a CDS encoding diacylglycerol/lipid kinase family protein, with amino-acid sequence MKLGVVVNPKAGDGPDPELVRNVVSRLEPDRVVTGQDDLGQDYLDNADIVEIHRTFDRNDTIRLVKELDSAVDVIAVFGGDGTASDAASAFPEKPLLCIPMGTTNAGPLMCNPEFKSLEVVEVDGLYIPEYGRVAFNDVVAGPTILGTVDGEIAELDALSYMRGEMKKGNPDKFYVRVSEGERTIEGVYGNVFVSMLDQRYLAKGISGGASISAFAGFNCLVACLSHTIVLGSITKEILRNMEPVRTETMSFDSSISLYAETVISADGNPFAFRESVTVEFRKNLVRVLKQV; translated from the coding sequence ATGAAACTCGGCGTGGTCGTGAACCCTAAGGCGGGTGATGGGCCGGATCCGGAGCTTGTACGAAACGTGGTATCGAGGCTTGAGCCTGACAGAGTGGTTACCGGACAGGATGATCTTGGCCAGGATTACCTTGATAACGCAGACATTGTTGAGATACACCGCACTTTCGACAGGAACGATACCATCAGGCTTGTTAAGGAGCTTGACAGTGCTGTGGACGTCATAGCTGTTTTTGGGGGAGACGGCACGGCAAGCGATGCAGCATCTGCATTCCCCGAAAAACCGCTGCTCTGCATACCCATGGGGACAACGAATGCCGGGCCTCTGATGTGCAATCCGGAGTTCAAATCCCTTGAGGTTGTGGAGGTGGATGGGCTTTACATCCCCGAGTACGGGAGAGTGGCTTTCAACGATGTTGTTGCCGGTCCCACGATTCTTGGAACTGTAGATGGCGAAATTGCTGAGCTCGATGCTCTGAGCTACATGAGGGGGGAAATGAAGAAGGGCAATCCGGACAAGTTCTATGTGAGAGTTTCAGAAGGCGAAAGGACCATTGAGGGCGTTTACGGCAATGTTTTCGTTTCGATGCTTGATCAGCGGTATCTGGCAAAGGGAATCTCCGGAGGTGCGTCAATTTCAGCATTTGCTGGCTTCAACTGTCTCGTTGCGTGTTTGAGCCACACAATCGTTCTTGGTTCGATAACGAAGGAGATTCTCAGGAACATGGAGCCGGTCAGAACAGAGACGATGAGTTTTGACAGCTCGATCAGTCTTTATGCAGAGACTGTCATCTCTGCAGATGGAAATCCATTTGCTTTCAGAGAAAGCGTGACGGTTGAATTCAGGAAAAATCTTGTACGGGTTCTGAAGCAGGTCTGA